One Pygocentrus nattereri isolate fPygNat1 chromosome 12, fPygNat1.pri, whole genome shotgun sequence DNA window includes the following coding sequences:
- the LOC108441476 gene encoding interferon-induced protein 44-like — MGLKKSKPQPIPDFERPWRVMDWNEKEHLEAKLRNIQLNHPELRCVRILLHGPVGAGKSCFINSVQSVFHGEIKTKAFEQANAKKSCTKTYKAYTITNRNHETLPFVLNDIMGLEQNDEDGIHPDDVVNALLGHIKDGYKFNPVSPLSEEDPGYIREPRLKDKVHCLVSVVPASSISRMDIGVIKKMEVVRKKAMSLGIPHVIVMTKVDDDVCPLVNRDLNQIYRSRKIKEKMQICSNTLGPPMKCIFPVSNYHEENNMNNTKDVLVLTALLQIVKFAKDYVEQYHTTHE, encoded by the exons atggGATTAAAGAAATCAAAACCACAGCCCATACCAG aCTTTGAAAGACCATGGAGGGTCATGGACTGGAA CGAAAAGGAACACTTGGAAGCCAAGTTAAGAAACATTCAGCTGAACCATCCAGAGCTCCGATGTGTCCGAATCCTGCTGCATGGACCAGTAGGAGCAGGAAAATCCTGCTTCATAAACTCAGTGCAAAGCGTCTTCCATGGAGAGATTAAAACCAAAGCGTTTGAACAAGCAAATGCCAAAAAAAGCTGCACAAAAACA TACAAAGCCTACACTATTACCAACAGAAATCATGAGACTCTGCCATTTGTCCTTAATGACATTATGGGTCTGGAACAAAACGACGAAGATGGAATTCATCCTGACGATGTTGTTAATGCATTGCTTGGCCACATAAAAGATGGCTACAAG tttAATCCTGTTTCTCCCCTGAGTGAAGAAGATCCAGGCTACATCAGAGAACCTAGGCTGAAGGACAAAGTTCACTGTCTAGTGAGTGTTGTGCCTGCAAGCTCCATTTCACGAATGGACATTGGCGTCATCAAAAAGATGGAAGTCGTTAGGAAGAAAGCCATGAGCCTGG GCATCCCTCATGTGATTGTTATGACGAAGGTCGACGACGACGTCTGTCCCCTGGTTAACAGAGATCTAAATCAGATCTACAGAAGCaggaaaatcaaagaaaag ATGCAGATCTGCAGCAACACACTTGGTCCACCCATGAAGTGCATCTTCCCTGTGAGCAACTATCACGAGGAAAATAACATGAACAACACCAAAGATGTTCTCGTCCTAACAGCATTACTGCAGATTGTAAAATTTGCTAAGGATTATGTTGAACAATACCACACAACCCATGAGTAA